CCAGCTCGCCTACGGCATTTCCGTCGACCCCGTTGCTGCAGCAAAGGTGCTCCACGCCTACGCGAAGGAGAACGACAAGCTCGTCATCAAGGGCGGAGCGATGCCCAACCAGCTGATGAGCGCAAAGGAGGTCGGCAGCCTCGCGATGCTCCCGGGTCGCGAGGAACTCCTCGCGATGCTCATGGGAACGATGCTGGCGCCGGCAACCAAGTTCGTCCAGACGCTGAATGAAGTGCCGGGCAAGTTCGTCAGGACCCTCGCCGCGGTTCGCGACCAGCGCGAAAAGCAGGCAGCCTGAGCGCCCAAGACCCCATTGAACGACAACTGAACCAAGTACAGGAGAACGAAACATGGCT
The sequence above is a segment of the Betaproteobacteria bacterium genome. Coding sequences within it:
- the rplJ gene encoding 50S ribosomal protein L10, which encodes MSLNLESKKEVVAEISARLVNAQAVVLAEYRGLPVEKITQLRARARASGVYLRVLKNTLARRAVQGTPFEKLADQMVGQLAYGISVDPVAAAKVLHAYAKENDKLVIKGGAMPNQLMSAKEVGSLAMLPGREELLAMLMGTMLAPATKFVQTLNEVPGKFVRTLAAVRDQREKQAA